From Paraburkholderia fungorum, the proteins below share one genomic window:
- a CDS encoding NAD(P)/FAD-dependent oxidoreductase has translation MQGNEKREVVVIGAGAVGVSCALWLRRKGFDVLLVDRGDIAGAASFGNAATIADYACTPIPQPKIWRDLPGLLFGVESPLSIRWSRLGNFATWLAAFLAQCNRRAYLSNTGALAALLRGTHDGYAPLLDDAPNAAALVRREGCLYAYQTEAAFRRATDDIKLRAELGVRQEMLSASELAQLEPALHQRAVGAVLFPSASHLVDPQSFVWELAKPLIAEQRHVRMDVSTIATSAAGVSLRSAKGEEIRADRVVIAGGAWSAKLAAQLGDRIPLGAERGYHVEFQLKEPLFTRPTCIAESSFYMTPLRDLRLRAAGTVELSGLRLPLNPARTDFIERNIRRNIRLDAPVTSSWLGIRPTMPDYLPVMGHSSADERVIYAFGHQHLGMTLAGTTGDMVARLIEGKKPKELEQFSVARFK, from the coding sequence ATGCAGGGTAACGAGAAGCGCGAAGTCGTCGTGATCGGTGCGGGAGCGGTGGGCGTTTCGTGCGCGCTGTGGTTACGGCGCAAAGGTTTCGACGTGTTGCTGGTCGACAGGGGCGACATCGCGGGTGCCGCGTCGTTCGGCAATGCGGCCACGATTGCGGACTATGCGTGTACGCCCATTCCACAGCCGAAGATCTGGCGCGATCTGCCGGGCTTGTTGTTCGGCGTGGAGTCGCCGCTGTCGATTCGCTGGTCGCGGCTGGGAAACTTTGCGACGTGGCTTGCCGCGTTTCTTGCCCAATGCAACCGGCGAGCGTATCTGTCCAATACCGGCGCGCTGGCAGCGTTGCTGCGCGGCACGCATGACGGTTACGCGCCGCTGCTCGATGACGCGCCCAACGCGGCGGCGCTGGTCCGGCGCGAAGGTTGTCTGTACGCATATCAGACGGAAGCCGCGTTCAGGCGTGCCACCGATGACATCAAGCTTCGCGCCGAACTGGGTGTTCGTCAGGAGATGTTGAGTGCGAGTGAACTCGCGCAATTAGAGCCTGCGCTTCATCAGCGCGCGGTGGGTGCGGTGCTGTTCCCGTCGGCGTCCCATCTGGTCGATCCGCAAAGCTTTGTGTGGGAGTTGGCAAAGCCGCTGATTGCGGAGCAGCGTCATGTACGGATGGATGTGAGCACGATCGCGACCAGTGCGGCGGGCGTCAGCCTGCGCTCGGCGAAAGGAGAAGAGATACGCGCTGACCGGGTGGTGATCGCCGGCGGCGCATGGTCGGCGAAACTCGCGGCGCAGTTGGGCGACCGTATTCCACTAGGCGCCGAACGCGGCTATCACGTCGAGTTTCAGTTGAAGGAACCGTTGTTCACGCGCCCAACCTGTATCGCGGAATCCAGCTTTTATATGACGCCGTTGCGCGACCTGCGACTGCGCGCGGCCGGCACCGTCGAACTCAGTGGATTGCGTTTGCCGTTGAATCCGGCGCGTACCGATTTTATCGAGCGAAATATCCGCAGGAATATACGGCTGGATGCGCCAGTGACGAGCAGTTGGCTGGGCATCAGGCCGACCATGCCGGATTATCTGCCGGTAATGGGGCACTCGAGCGCAGACGAACGGGTGATCTACGCCTTCGGCCATCAGCACCTCGGCATGACACTCGCGGGAACGACCGGCGACATGGTCGCGCGGCTGATCGAAGGAAAAAAACCGAAGGAGCTGGAGCAATTTTCCGTCGCCCGCTTTAAATGA
- a CDS encoding FAD-dependent oxidoreductase — MKHVIVIGAGIIGTTTALALAGAGIRVTVIDSQPEAGKGTSFANGGLLAANSALPWSSPGTPTQLFKWLGREDAPLLLRPRAIPGLGMWGVRFLANCRAAKYHRTAATLTAFGQQSLAAMERLLGQNRIDAGIQRGGLLELIRGKGAEGRAESFARMLERMGAKVQRLDAAQSVALEPSLAPVAHTIGTALLLESDAWGDAHQFSVAAAAAAQRDGVTFRWNAKVRGIDVQGGAIRGVRLEDDYLSADSVVVCAGALSPSLVGPLGIRLPMAPVKGYSLTLSADELGFLPKRPIVDDYEHIGVTPLGDRLRVAGTVEFDGFDTTLRPARVENLKHALKRLFPCMRMPDEVRPWCGLRPMAADGLPIISSTAVPRLFVNTGHGALGWTLACGSADLVTSLVTGKANTRDTPFDLGRSFW; from the coding sequence ATGAAGCATGTGATCGTCATCGGTGCAGGCATCATCGGGACGACGACCGCGCTCGCGCTTGCGGGCGCGGGCATTCGCGTCACAGTGATCGACAGTCAGCCGGAGGCGGGAAAGGGCACCAGTTTTGCCAACGGCGGCTTGCTGGCCGCCAATAGCGCGTTGCCCTGGTCATCGCCTGGCACCCCGACACAATTGTTCAAATGGCTCGGCCGCGAAGATGCCCCCCTTCTGCTGAGACCGCGCGCGATTCCCGGTCTCGGCATGTGGGGCGTGCGCTTTCTCGCGAACTGCCGCGCCGCGAAATACCACAGAACCGCCGCGACCTTGACCGCGTTCGGTCAGCAAAGCCTGGCGGCTATGGAGCGTCTGCTCGGCCAGAACAGAATCGATGCGGGCATCCAGCGCGGCGGTCTGCTCGAACTGATTCGCGGCAAAGGCGCGGAAGGCCGCGCGGAGTCGTTTGCGCGGATGCTCGAACGGATGGGCGCGAAGGTGCAGCGCCTCGATGCAGCGCAGAGCGTCGCGCTCGAACCGTCGCTCGCTCCGGTTGCTCACACGATCGGCACGGCTCTGCTGCTGGAATCCGATGCTTGGGGCGACGCGCACCAGTTCAGCGTGGCGGCCGCGGCGGCAGCGCAGCGTGACGGCGTGACGTTTCGCTGGAATGCCAAAGTGCGCGGCATCGACGTGCAGGGCGGTGCGATTCGCGGCGTCCGTCTGGAAGACGACTATCTCAGCGCTGATAGCGTGGTGGTGTGCGCGGGAGCACTCTCGCCGTCGCTGGTCGGTCCGCTCGGCATACGCCTGCCGATGGCGCCGGTCAAGGGCTACTCGTTGACCCTCTCCGCCGATGAACTCGGCTTCCTGCCGAAGCGGCCGATTGTTGACGACTACGAGCATATCGGCGTCACGCCGCTCGGCGACAGATTGCGCGTGGCGGGCACGGTCGAGTTCGACGGCTTCGACACGACGCTGAGACCGGCGCGAGTCGAAAACCTCAAGCACGCGCTGAAGCGACTGTTCCCTTGCATGCGGATGCCCGACGAGGTACGTCCGTGGTGCGGTCTTCGTCCGATGGCTGCGGACGGCCTGCCGATCATCTCATCCACCGCTGTGCCGCGACTGTTCGTCAATACGGGACACGGCGCGCTGGGCTGGACGCTCGCATGCGGTTCCGCCGACCTCGTCACATCGTTGGTGACGGGCAAAGCCAACACACGGGACACGCCGTTCGATCTCGGACGCAGCTTCTGGTAA
- a CDS encoding RidA family protein, protein MRKVIETGLPNGTAPVEWATVSNGTLYTASIPIRADGSIEDGDITTQAELTFANLKQIVESAGATMDDVTQVQVFLTDKSYFDGMNEVYRRFFTKPYPNRATIIADLMVAGGKIEILAHADVSGVA, encoded by the coding sequence GTGAGAAAGGTAATCGAAACCGGTCTGCCGAACGGAACCGCGCCCGTCGAATGGGCGACTGTGTCGAACGGTACGTTGTACACGGCCAGCATTCCGATTCGCGCAGACGGTTCCATCGAAGACGGCGATATCACGACGCAAGCCGAGTTGACCTTTGCGAATCTCAAGCAGATCGTGGAATCGGCGGGCGCAACGATGGACGACGTCACCCAGGTGCAGGTCTTCCTGACCGACAAGAGCTATTTTGACGGGATGAACGAGGTGTACCGCCGTTTCTTCACGAAGCCTTATCCGAACCGCGCGACCATCATCGCGGATCTGATGGTCGCGGGCGGCAAGATCGAAATTCTTGCGCATGCCGACGTGAGCGGTGTTGCCTGA
- a CDS encoding amino acid ABC transporter permease — MSYSELWSSMHVELFQAAWATLRLALGAIAIGIVLGLLLAVVRISGHRVAARIARIYIELFRGTPALVQLFLVYFGLVSIGVRFDSYQAAVLGLGMNAAAYFAEIFRAGIEAVPRGQSEAAWSIGMTGGAAMRWVVLPQAIRLVLAPSGNIAISLLKDTSVASLIAAPDLMLRAQDLSSQYFMPFEIYVTVGAFYFVLCYPLSQLMRHIERRHPSHG, encoded by the coding sequence ATGAGCTATTCCGAACTGTGGTCGTCGATGCACGTCGAACTGTTCCAGGCAGCCTGGGCGACGTTGCGTCTCGCGCTCGGCGCGATTGCCATTGGCATCGTGCTCGGCCTGCTGCTCGCAGTCGTCAGGATAAGCGGTCATCGCGTGGCGGCGCGCATCGCCCGCATCTATATCGAACTGTTTCGCGGCACGCCCGCGCTCGTGCAACTCTTTCTCGTGTATTTCGGGCTGGTATCGATCGGCGTGCGTTTCGATTCGTATCAGGCGGCGGTGTTGGGACTCGGCATGAACGCCGCCGCCTATTTCGCCGAAATCTTTCGCGCGGGCATCGAAGCCGTGCCTCGCGGACAAAGCGAAGCCGCGTGGAGCATAGGTATGACCGGCGGCGCGGCGATGCGCTGGGTCGTGCTGCCGCAAGCGATTCGCCTCGTGCTCGCACCGTCGGGCAACATTGCGATCTCGCTGCTGAAGGACACATCGGTCGCCTCGCTGATCGCCGCGCCCGATCTCATGCTGCGTGCTCAGGATCTGAGTTCGCAGTACTTCATGCCGTTCGAAATCTACGTCACCGTGGGTGCGTTCTATTTCGTGCTGTGCTACCCGCTGTCGCAACTGATGCGTCATATCGAGCGACGTCACCCATCGCACGGGTGA
- a CDS encoding amino acid ABC transporter permease, translating to MALLNAWAHSLHFLPYFVRVLCVSALTTVALTASAFCVAFVLGFVIALMRLSRNAVLKAVANVYLEVFRNIPLLTQLFVLYFGLERIGIMLPAFVAATLGFGLNGAAILSEIFRSSINGIDRGQREAALAIGMTWPMALTTVVLPQSMRLALPALANFAIGLLKDTSLASAVAVPELVFHARALVSETYQSNLIYFIVAIIYLLLSLALARLSTATERGLHKSRTALS from the coding sequence ATGGCGCTACTGAACGCGTGGGCTCACAGCTTGCACTTTCTCCCGTATTTCGTTCGCGTGCTGTGTGTCAGCGCGCTGACGACGGTGGCGCTGACCGCAAGCGCCTTCTGCGTCGCGTTCGTATTGGGCTTCGTGATCGCGCTGATGCGGCTGTCGCGCAATGCCGTTCTGAAAGCGGTGGCGAATGTTTATCTGGAAGTTTTTCGCAATATCCCTTTGTTGACGCAATTGTTCGTTCTGTACTTTGGGCTCGAGCGGATCGGCATTATGTTGCCCGCGTTCGTCGCGGCGACGCTCGGCTTCGGACTGAACGGCGCGGCGATTCTCTCGGAGATTTTCCGTTCGTCGATCAACGGAATCGATCGGGGTCAGCGTGAAGCGGCGCTCGCGATCGGCATGACCTGGCCGATGGCACTCACCACGGTCGTGCTGCCGCAGTCGATGCGCCTCGCGCTGCCCGCGCTCGCCAACTTCGCGATTGGCTTGCTGAAAGATACGTCGCTCGCGTCCGCCGTCGCGGTGCCTGAACTGGTGTTTCATGCGAGGGCGCTGGTCAGCGAGACCTATCAGAGCAACCTCATCTATTTCATCGTGGCGATCATTTATCTGCTGCTGAGTCTCGCGCTCGCACGGTTGTCGACGGCGACCGAACGTGGACTTCACAAATCGAGGACGGCGCTGTCATGA